The genomic window ggaagggaagggaaggggaggggaggagagggagagaaaggagtaaactggcatggagaagggaagataatCAAGGGAAGTAAGCAATAAAGTTAGATAGAGTGATGAggccaagggggagggagagggagagggggagagggggagaggggagagagagagaaatgtagaaagagaaagagaatgagacagatgaatgaataaacagaaaaagagacagaaagagaagcctCAGAgatcaatatatttatgtacaatcTTGTACAAATATTAatttacacatatttgtgtatatcacATAAaccatacatgtgtatgtgcacttaTCTATCATGTATGCATCATATTGGTGTATAGGAGCCCTTTAGCATGCAAAGATATTAATAAGGGTATAAATCTTTACAGTTACTAAATTTTGAAACCCCATATTTTGAAATGcttattttttttcagaaaataacTATTTCTGAAAGCTTTTGAATCTGGTACTGCCGTAAAATGTTAGACCAAGAAGATGATTATAGCTTTCTCTTTATAATCAtaccaattcatatatatatatgtatatatatacatatatacacacaaacacatcagtaGATTATAATTCAAAAAGAAAGGTATTTATGTGTTACAACTGACTCCACATAAAATTTCATACTCAAAGTAATTTTTCCAAAATCTAGAAGCTGTATGACAGAGCTAGATATACCTCTAGGGAAATGCTTATTACCTATATAGACTGAATATGTCACTCAATAAGCTCTACCTACAGATAATtctaaactatattttttgaggaaatatatatatctgtgattccttttttcttttcatactttTCTCTACATTTGCACTTTTATGTGAAATCATcttcacagagagaaaaagaaaaagaaaagaaaagaagaagaaaaaactttaaATTGGTATCACTTATGTATttgtatcacaaaaaaaaaaaaaaaaaaaaaaaaaaaaaaactaaatgctaTCATGAATTAAATTCCTGGTCCTTTAAATAAAGTCTGCAAAAACTGAGATATGTcagtttttgaaaaaaaaaaaaatcatgatgcaCGGCCTTAAAAGCAAATGATATTGAAAACTGAGGCAACGGGCATGTTTCAAGCCAAGCATTCACTTCTAAGCAATTCAATTCCCTCGTTTCTTCCCTCTAAATACAGGCTTAGTGGAGTTGGATGGGCTAATCTGTGGGGTATTTAATTCATCATAGTCATCTAGCTCTTTCTTTATGCTCAGTCTAAGGTGTTTTGCCGGTGTTGGGCCACTTTTGGTTGAAGGCTTGACAGCACTGGCGCTGGACGAGGCCACTGGCGATACGTCTGATGTGGCGGTGGAGCAAGTGGGTAGTGGGGTGTTGAGGAAACTGAGAGGGTCTTCCTCGATATCACTCGCCAGGTCAAAGAGGCTTGGATTATATACAGAAACCTCATTCCCTGTGAAAAATATATCCCTTAGGAAATTGTTTATGCTTAATGTGCTACATACTGTACATAATGGTTGTGATTAACTAGAGACACTTAACTACAGATAGATTAAATTTTTCACTGTGTAACTAAAGTGATATGTAAAGCTTATTATAAATTTTAATTATCAGTAAATGTAGATATAATATCATTTTAAATAAAGATTACGGAAATGCTGTTTTTGTACAGTAACCTAAATTTGCCATAAACAAGAATCAatgcattttttaaaagttttccatattttttatttttttttattacttattattcttattttctatttgtttacctGCAGCATAAAGATTCTATTGTCTCTCTAAATTGATCaaaatttttatatgtacatttgtgagtaaaaaaaaagaataaaaaagagtcaGTACTGCAATTTGTGGCTTTTAAACTAACACAAAACATTCATTTGCTTACCACTTGCTGTAGCCATTGCATCCAGCTCTGGGATATAGTTATCATCAGTGTTGAACATCTGCAACCAAAGCATAAGAGTTTATAAACATTTTGATACACATACCACATAAGTGatagaacacaaacaaaacaaaaacacaaacctaGTTACATTGTACTTGTCCCTCCTCATGTTACTCTCTAAATAAATATTCCATAAGGATAGTGCACTTTGGGCCAGTCACTGAATAATTTTTTGAAGTGAATAGTAAACTAGCATGAACTGATCCCAAAATAAATAAAGTTTCTCGGCTTCTCATAGCTAAAATGATTATACTAAAGATGTGTcttttgcataaaaaaaaaacaaaaacagaataatgataaataaataaataaatagattaaaatataGCAGACACGTCTTTCACAAACTATGATTGGCTGAATTTGCAAAAGTGCCAACAAATCCATAATTTGATTTAGTCTGAACTGAACCTATTATACCTGAACTTTTGACTAAAAAATGTAGGACTTAAAGTCTGACAAGGACAAATTTGCTGTAAAATACTGCAGTTAACCTGACCACTTCCAAAGTGACCACTACTGCCTGCACAAGATGActaatctattttcatttcttaaaatTTAATCTTAAAATTTCAGCCAGGTGCTTCTTTTACACTACACTAACTgtccatcttttttctttgcaTGTCAGCTAAGGAAATGTCTTTGATGTAATATAATATTAACAAAGTACACAAGACTACTAACAAATTCACTCTATTGtttaaacaacaccaacaaaaacacacacacacacacgcgcacacacacacacacacacacacacacacacacacacacacacacacacacacacacacacacacacacacacacacacacacacacacaacattatacactctctctctctctctctctctctctctctctctctctctctctctctctctctctctctctctatatatatatatatatatatatatatatatatatatacatatatataaaaggtacaCAGACATATCATAGAGAGTTaataatcaatcataataattactgagAAAACGTGTATTTGAATCTCCACTGTAAATCATATCTGAAATACTTGCCAGAACTCTATTTCTCCTTAGTTCACAGATTTATTCCACAGAGGAAAGAATGTTAATGTGACAGGCATGGACGAGAGGATTGAAATGGGAAATAGTAGAGATTAGAGTGAGACtagcaaaggaaagggaaagaagatgacTGGTGGGAGAGAAGTTAATCTACATAAATAATGCCTATTTTCCCAGTGCATTACAAAACAAAGGttgaaagaaatatatgaaatgaGCAAAAGGGATGTCAATCATTGCATGAATCTAAGTAAAGGAAGTAAATGCCATTCAGATTGATGTACTTTTTCATATAAAAtattcaataaaaagaaaagaaaagaaaagaaaagaaaagaaagagagagagagagaaaaaaaaaaagaaaaaaaaaaagaaagaaagaaaaaaaaaaaatcaactaagcAAATCAAATTTCCCTCACACTTAAATGGCTCaagccctcacgccctcactaaAGTTAACGAGTAGAGAAACAGCACAGGAACAATGTTTGGAAAAGATCTTAGAGAGATTAAATTCATAACTGAGATTATCGATTTAAACAGGAAAGACTTACTGTGAGAGCTGTGAGTGGATCTAGATTACAAGTCCCTGAAGTGAGGAGATCCTGCTGGGAGTCAATGGTGGTAAACAGTACAAAAAGGATGTAAAGACAAAGATATATGGGCATACTGCACAATGAGGGAAAGTACCCATCCAAGTCAAGACAGAATGTCATCATTACAATCTTGCTGAGAGCAAGGTTTAAAAGCTTTAGATTTTCTTTTCAATGTTCTGGTAAACTATCTTTTTGACTCACTTGCTCTTACTCTtaaactcacactctctctctatctaacccacacacccacatacccacacccacacccacactctctctttctctcacccacaTGCATGCTAGTACAAAATCACAAtatcgcgcgcacgcacacacacacacgtaaacacagttTTTAAAAAATTACTGAAATTAAAATTCTTCAATTGTTTccaatagaacaagaaaaaacaaaacaaaacaaaagaaacaaaacactaTAAACTGACAGTAGCTAAGCACTATGGTAGCCTTCTTGTTGGGACCACCTCTGGTCCTAAGCATTGTGGAAGAAGTGAAAAAATGATAACTGATAAATCACTTATTCCACCCTTGCATCTCTCTAATGACTTCCCTTCATGGTCAGTGGAATGTCCTGcctcttatctttttcatttagGGACTAGGCCCTAATTGAATTTTTGAGAAGTTTTTGGACAGAGGTTTGACGATGAACATTCGGCCCAATAAAACAAAGGCAGCATAACAAAGGTATAATCCACCTATCTAAAATTTGTTTTAAAATCATGGATTATTACACACATAAGATGTAACAATATGTAAATAGAACATATTAGACTATTACTTCATGGAAATTAGGCAAAATTAGTTAGatgcaaaattaataataaattcaCCAAACCCTCTGCTCTTGCACCTAAATGGTTATGAGCCTATGCATAATGGCAACTCAAAAATTAATGGGCAAAATTCTAATTAGTTATTGATGAGATGGTCTATAATCCacattttttcttaatatttcttccAAAACCCTGCTGCAACAGGAACCATCCTTATAAATATTGTGAGTAAGATAGGCACTATAACACAACAAAACAACTGGTGTTTAATAGAACATTTTCTAAGGATATAAAATGGTCAGTTAATTTCAAACTGAACAAAGGTATATGTGGGATGACAGATTCACTTAATTAGCCACCTGAGAGTCTGCTGGCTTGAATCTTGTTCAACAGAATGTTCATCCTTTGCTGGTCATGATCAAGCACATGTATCCCGTCGAAAACCTATACTGCTCATACATAAGTGCACGAGCTGGTGATTTCAAACCACCCAATAAATTGAGTTTTATGCATAATTGCTAACTTAGATGTGTTAGCAAAGGAGTGTTCAATTTTTGAGGTGTCCACCATTGGAATCATTTGCAGCTGCAAATGATTCTCATCGTTAACTGGATAAAACATCAGCTTTTGGCattacagagggggagggagggagaggtggggggagggggaggaagaggaagagagagagtgtgagtgggagagggaggaggaggtaaggaaagagagtggtggaaagagggagaagggagggaggaggaggggatagacagggagaggagggagggtgagggtgagggtgagggtgagagtgagtgggaggaggaggggaggaggagggaaggagggagagaagagagagggtgggagagggagggagggagagaagagggagggagggagggagagaagagggagggagggagggagagagggagggagggagggagggaggagggagggagggagggagggagagaggagagagaggagagagagagagagagagagagagagagagagagagagagagagagagagagagagagagagagagagagagagagagagagagagagagagagatgggtggggggagttaTGTGGCTAGATCAttaatgtgcatgtgtatttaatATTTAGGTAAAGTCTATTGTGTACATCTATAGATGTTCATGGTTAATACAACATGCAAGATAACAAGGTCTAGAAGGTTAAGTATTGAGGAACTATGGGCATTTTAACCCATATGTCATGGATGGCATCATATGATGCAAAGTGCAATTGATGGCCGATCCCTTGGAGCAATGGGGAGCCGTGCGGCCTGGGAGCTAAGTGGGCCAAGGGATATCAGCCATCAAGCTGGTGTCCCCCAAGTAGCCTTCCAGGGCCCAGGCCTGCTGCCAAGCATCTATTCTTGCTATTGCAAGAATAGATGCTTGGCACCATTACTCACCATTCCCATGCTATTGGCTTATCAGACGGAGATTGTTTATCCCCTCTAGTTATAGCAACAATCATATAGTTAAGTTTTATGGCCCTAGCACATAAAGTGAGGTTAAACCTAACCTTTTTAaaagtttatataaaaataacaaaataaaatcttttaggtgcctaatgttgTCCGCAAACTACCAAATAAGCCAGGTGCAAATGGGGGAATTGCCAACTGGTGGCAGTATTCCCGCCTGTGTGGTCACTTGCCAAATTGGCAATTCAGTCCCGAATGGGTTAAGCAAAGAATCTTTCAGGCTTGAAATTTAATAAAGCCATTCGTGTGGATTAGCAACACTGCTCAAGCTCTAACAGTCATTTTAAGCAGTGAAAGGTGCAGTTCTTGGCCTTTGAGCAAAAATTCTTGACCAAGTGAACCCCTGCTTAAAATgccatatatattacacacaaatcaCATAAGGTAAGCTGGTGGCATGCTATAACCAAATATAATATTCATAGGGatacacaaaaaatattaatgataggcAGTTTAGAAGAGGNNNNNNNNNNNNNNNNNNNNNNNNNNNNNNNNNNNNNNNNNNNNNNNNNNNNNNNNNNNNNNNNNNNNNNNNNNNNNNNNNNNNNNNNNNNNNNNNNNNNNNNNNNNNNNNNNNNNNNNNNNNNNNNNNNNNNNNNNNNNNNNNNNNNNNNNNNNNNNNNNNNNNNNNNNNNNNNNNNNNNNNNNNNNNNNNNNNNNNNNNNNNNNNNNNNNNNNNNNNNNNNNNNNNNNNNNNNNNNNNNNNNNNNNNNNNNNNNNNNNNNNNNNNNNNNNNNNNNNNNNNNNNNNNNNNNNNNNNNNNNNNNNNNNNNNNNNNNNNNNNNNNNNNNNNNNNNNNNNNNNNNNNNNNNNNNNNNNNNNNNNNNNNNNNNNNNNNNNNNNNNNNNNNNNNNNNNNNNNNNNNNNNNNNNNNNNNNNNNNNNNNNNNNNNNNNNNNNNNNNNNNNNNNNNNNNNNNNNNNNNNNNNNNNNNNNNNNNNNNNNNNNNNNNNNNNNNNNNNNNAACTCCATACCCTAATATTCAAAGTAAGCATCGTCACTATTTGAAAATAAATCACAATAATATTTACAAATCATTTCACATCAAACTCTTAAAAGGTTACATCCAAACCCGAGAAACAAACGTTGAAGTAAAACTACAAGGAGCATATATCACACACTAAGAGAATTGCTAAAGAAGCTACATACTCTGTAAGCAGTACTGAATAGCACAAGCTTGCTTTTGACACGGATCAGACTTCATGAGCTGAAATTTCTGTCCCTGGAGAAGTTTATCTCCGGCTCATGAGAGGATAGTGTCGTCTGTAAATTCGTGTGCAGTCTTCTCACACTGGCGATCCTGATCATACGGGCTGTAATTTAGATAATGGAACTTTATGGGTCTTTTCTGGTCATATAGTTTATACAGGTTAATATGATCATTTTGTATTTGAAGATTTTGTTTTATGAGGGTTGACTTAAAAAAAGGCTTTTAGCTATAATAATTCTTCATTGGTCTCGGCAAAAACGcattcaaaagaaaagaacattTTCTACTTTTAATGGGAATTTATTTATAACTAGTCAACATGTACATGACGGTAGATTGGtaaaaatactaaaatataaTAAGTGTAGGAACATTGAGATTCTGTAATCTCTGAAGTGCGGGAAATTCAAATGTTTACACAGGTTCTCTCTCGCAATCTGTATGGCTGCAATGGCATTCATCCATATCTGCTTATTCATAGGGATTTAGTTAttcttttacatttattttccatTGCTTTATagacgtgtatgcacacacatatacacacaaacgcacgcacacacacacacacacacacacacacacacacacacacacacacacacacacacacacacacacacacacacacacgcacacacacacacacacacacacacacacacacacacacacacacacacacacacacacacacacacacacacacacacacacattatcattatcattaatactgttattgtcattattattatcataactattatgatcattgttattctcgttattgctattatttgtattactaatgttatcattagtatcattatcatcaacatcattattgttatccttattgtaattatcattgtcattatcattactgttagcattattgttatcattcttattatcattactattcttattcttattgtccttatcattattattattactattattactatcatcattatcatcacttttatcattattatcatcaaaattatcattattatcatcaaaattatcattattatcatcaaattatcattattatcaaaattattatcattatcattacta from Penaeus vannamei isolate JL-2024 chromosome 5, ASM4276789v1, whole genome shotgun sequence includes these protein-coding regions:
- the LOC113817252 gene encoding uncharacterized protein (The sequence of the model RefSeq protein was modified relative to this genomic sequence to represent the inferred CDS: added 207 bases not found in genome assembly), with protein sequence MKRQKTPPKTKPTLSVAVPEKSLQKNSKGSTSGGQDLQNHVDDMQTTIDSLQDLLSSGTFNVDPSMLLTMFNTDDNYIPELDAMATASGNEVSVYNPSLFDLASDIEEDPLSFLNTPLPTCSTATSDVSPVASSSASAVKPSTKSGPTPAKHLRLSIKKELDDYDELNTPQISPSNSTKPVFRGKKRGN